One genomic segment of Prosthecobacter fusiformis includes these proteins:
- the ilvN gene encoding acetolactate synthase small subunit, producing the protein MSDRIPATTDKKPSPQADIVNIHTLSVLVNNQPGVLGRICAVFSRRGFNIESLVVSQTRDPRFSRMTIGISGHPEGLHQIIMQVNKLIDVIHGIEHNDRDAVAKELVLIKVAAGPEQRTEILQIVEHYNGKTVDLQEDSLIAMISGNTDKLDAAVRLLSKFEIVETVRTGKVVMARGLETT; encoded by the coding sequence ATGAGCGACCGCATCCCTGCCACCACTGACAAGAAGCCTTCACCCCAGGCAGACATCGTCAACATCCACACGCTGAGCGTGCTGGTGAACAACCAGCCTGGCGTGCTCGGCCGCATTTGCGCCGTGTTCAGCCGCCGTGGCTTTAACATCGAATCCCTAGTGGTATCCCAGACGCGTGATCCACGCTTCAGCCGGATGACCATCGGCATCAGCGGCCATCCTGAAGGTCTGCACCAGATCATCATGCAGGTGAACAAGCTCATCGACGTGATCCACGGCATCGAGCACAACGACCGCGATGCGGTGGCCAAGGAACTGGTGCTGATCAAGGTCGCCGCCGGTCCAGAGCAGCGCACGGAAATCCTGCAAATCGTGGAGCATTACAACGGTAAGACGGTGGACCTCCAGGAGGACAGCCTGATCGCCATGATCAGTGGCAACACAGACAAGCTGGATGCGGCGGTGCGCCTGCTGAGCAAGTTCGAGATCGTGGAAACCGTGCGCACCGGCAAAGTGGTGATGGCA
- a CDS encoding DNA-methyltransferase, which produces MKVNTVIKGDVVKALKKLPDATFQTVIADPPYYNVLEDEAWDTQWKTPEAYLAWCEVWVGECLRVLKEDGLCFIFGQLGKREHTFIHLMSRLCHQHAFHDLIIWDRAVGYNERRDSFTPQYEMILVLRKSEDVKFNKDAVRLPYDAQTITAYLRDPRYKDLEARKSHLEKGKFATNILRVPSLKGLTKEKCGHPSQKPLALITKLVACASDENDLVLDPFLGSGTTAIAAEGQGRQWMGIECNAAYTQMARQRLKKFRASLS; this is translated from the coding sequence ATGAAAGTCAACACTGTCATCAAGGGTGATGTGGTCAAGGCGCTGAAAAAGCTCCCCGATGCCACGTTCCAGACAGTGATCGCTGATCCGCCTTATTATAACGTCCTCGAAGATGAAGCCTGGGACACGCAATGGAAGACGCCCGAAGCTTACCTCGCCTGGTGCGAGGTGTGGGTGGGGGAATGCCTGCGTGTGCTCAAAGAGGACGGCCTCTGCTTCATCTTCGGCCAGCTAGGTAAACGCGAGCATACTTTTATCCACCTCATGTCCCGGCTCTGTCATCAGCATGCATTTCACGATCTCATCATCTGGGACCGTGCGGTGGGCTACAATGAACGCCGGGACAGCTTTACCCCGCAGTACGAGATGATCCTGGTATTGCGCAAAAGTGAGGACGTGAAGTTTAACAAAGACGCGGTGCGCCTGCCGTATGATGCGCAGACCATCACGGCCTATCTGAGAGATCCTCGTTACAAAGACCTGGAAGCCCGCAAGTCACATTTGGAGAAAGGAAAGTTCGCCACAAACATTCTGCGAGTGCCCAGTCTGAAAGGACTGACCAAGGAAAAGTGCGGACATCCCAGCCAGAAGCCGCTGGCACTCATCACCAAGCTGGTGGCCTGTGCGAGCGATGAAAATGACCTAGTCCTGGACCCCTTTCTGGGCAGCGGCACGACGGCCATCGCAGCGGAAGGTCAAGGGCGGCAATGGATGGGCATCGAATGCAATGCCGCCTATACCCAAATGGCCCGACAGCGACTGAAAAAATTCCGAGCCTCCCTTTCCTAA